GAATCGGCGCGGAAGTTGCCAAGATCCTCGCTGGCGAGGGTGCCGCCGTCGTCGTCAACTACCGCCAAAAGGCACCTCGCGCCAACAAGGTTGTAGCTGACATCCAGGCAGCGGGCGGCCGCGCGGCCGCCGTAGGAGCAGACCTCACCACCGACGAAGGCGTACACGCACTGGCCAGCACGGCGATGGAGGAGTTCGGCTCCCTGGACGTCCTGGTGCTCAACGCTTCGGGCGGCATGGAGTCCGGCATGGAGGAAGGGTACGCGCTCAAACTGAACCGCGACGCCCAGGTCAACATGCTCAACGCCGCCGTGCCCCTGATGCCGGAGGGCTCGCGCGTCGTCTTCGTGACCAGCCACCAGGCCCACTTTGTGGAAACCGTGCCCACCATGCCCGAATACGAACCCGTCGCCAAGAGCAAGCGCGCCGGCGAGGACGCCCTGCGTGCTCTCCTGCCGAACCTGGCAGACAAGGGCATCTCCTTGGTGGTCGTTTCAGGTGACATGATCGAAGGAACAGTGACGGCCACCCTGCTGGACCGCTCCAACCCGGGCGCCATCGAAGCTCGCCGCGCCGAAGCCGGAAAGCTCTACTCCGTGCAGGAATTCGCGGCCGAGGTCGCCAAAATGGTGACCGCCGACGTCGAATCGGGACACACTGAGTACGTCGGAGGCTCGGACTACTTCAGCAAGTCAGCCGAGTAGTAGTTCACCGCTTCACAGGGAACGGCCCGGGACATTGTCCCGGGCCGTTCCGCTTTAACTCCGCAGCTGCTGGAGGGATGAAACTATGCCTGATGACAATTGCATAAATATTGATAGGAAATGCGTCACGAAATAGGAGTAAGTGTTTCTTGTTTCTACTTTTGCATTTGCCCCTGCCGTCTGATTGACTCTGCAAGGTGCCACCTTTCTGGCCCATCATCAATGCGCACGCCCAACCGCTTGACTCACAGGTTGCGGCTCATACAGGAGTTTCTTTGGACTTATTACTGCATGCAGATGACATCCATGCGTCCTATGAACAACGGCAAATCCTCAACGGCGTCAGCCTTTCGCTGAATCGCGGCGAAATTCTCGGCATGATTGGGACCAACGGTGCCGGAAAAACGACGCTCATGGGCGTCCTGTCAGGATCCCATCAGCACCATGCCGGCCACATCATGTTGGCGGGGGAGAAGTATCGGCCTGAATCGACAGAGGAAGCGCAAGCCTGCGGCGTCGGGCTCATCCCGCAGAACTTCCGGCTGGATCCGGACCTGACCATCGCGAAGGCAATCTTTCGCGGTACTTTCCAGGCCGGCAGGTCCCATGAGGAGCTCCGCGGCCGGGCAGCTGAACTGATCCGTGACATAGGTGTCACCATGGATCCGGACGCCAAGGTGGGCACCCTGATCCGGGCCGAGCAGGCGCTCGTGGAAGTTCTCAGAATGGTTGCCGAAGAAGCCCAACTGGTCATCATGGATGAGGTTGCCGCTTCCCTTCCGGATCACGATGTTGCAGTCCTGCATCAGGTTCTGCGCATGCTGACCAGGCAGGGCCGTGCGATTATCTACATCACGCATCGCCTGGATGAGGTCCGCTCCATTGCCCACCGCATCGCCATACTGAGGGACGGCAGGGTCCACAAGGTGCTGGAAGCCAGCCAGACCGACGTCGACGAACTGGCGTTCCTGCTGCTTCAACACCGGCTCGAAGGCAACGCCAGGCCCGCCGACCGGAGCAACGCTGAAGAGGCCTTGCGTGTGGTGGACCTCAGCGTAGGCGACGCTGTGAGGGGAGTGTCCTTTGACGTCTCCAAAGGGGAGTTCTTTGGCCTGGTGGGAACACATCGCTCGGGCGTCTACCAGCTGATCGAGGCCCTGGTTGGGGTTCATCCGAGCACGTCCGGCGAGATCCGCGTGCGGGGTGAGTGCGTTGAGATCCGCGGGACCCAGGACGCGTCGAGACTGAAAATCGGCTATTTGTCAGATACGGCCGAATCGTCGGCGCCCGATGCGAGCATCACAGAGGGGCTTCAGCACGGGAGCGCCGCCACCGGAGGCCTGGAGGACGAGATCGCCGCGCTGCGGGGCGTGGTTGAGGTGGTTCGGCGCATGCGCATCAACACCACCAACATCCATGGCGCCTTGGACACACTTTCCGGAGGTGACCGGCAAAAGGTACAGCTGGCCAAATGGATGACTGCCGGGTGTGATGTGCTGATTCTCAGCCATCCCAGTCGCGGCATCGACATCGGCGCCAAGGAAGTCGTTTACAGGATGCTCAACGAACTTAGCGAGCTGGGCGTTGCGATCATTCTCTTGTCCTCGGACTTGTCGGAGTTGGTTAGCTGGTGCCACCGGATTGGGGTGATGCGCGATGGGGAGCTTGTCACCATCGAGGCCAATGCCAACACGAACGAGGACGTCCTGGTCCATCACATGCTGGGCGTGAAGTTTGAGTCAGGCACCGGAGATGCGCGGCGGGTGAGGACCTGACCCCGGCTGCTTCTCGACGGGCTGTTACTGACGAAGAAAAGGACGGTCGCGGTGTACGCGGCCGTCCTTTTCGGTGAAAACACAGGACCTAGATGCTGACGCCCTTGGAGATGCCGCTGAGCTTGTGGCGTGCCAGGGCCAGGTTCGCGTAGGTGCGGTCGAGCACCAAATACACGAAGAGGCCTTTGGATCCTTCGGAGTTCAAGACGTTGATCAGATGGTACTGGGTACCCAGGGTGATGAGGATGTCTTCGATATTGCTGTCGAGCTTCAGGTCCGCCATGGTGCGCAGCTTGGAACTGACCACGTTGGAGTTACCAGCTGCGGCCACTCCGAGGTCGAAGCCGGGATTTCCGCCCTGCGCCAGGGCCATCCCGCTGGAGTAGTCAACGATGGCCGCACCAGTAGCGCCCTCTATGGACAGCAGTTGCTTCATGGCGTCATCAAGTGAGCTCATAATGGATTCTTCCTGTTCTGTTTCGTCATGGCCGGAATCCGTGAAGTAGATGGTTCGGGTCTCCTGGTACAGGGGCGTTCCGCTGGAAGATACAGGATCGAACACCTCGGTAACCGGTAGATCGCCGACGTGCGGTACGACCCCCAGGATTTCATCAAGGGGTGTGGGAGTTTCTTCGGCGGCAAAATACATCAGTTCCGCCGCTTCCAGACCGTCATTACGTTTCCACCATTTCCACGTGCGTCCCGAACGGTCCACCGCCTGCCCCTGCACTTCCTTCATCCCGGACCGCTAATGCATAACGGATTTCCTTTTGAAGTTCCTATCCTCACACATGAAAATGGGCAGGCATATTTGTCTGGCTATTTACTGCGATTGAATGACAATCCGATAAATAACCGGGAATTGCCCGTCACGAAATGCAATACAGAACCACTTATGCAGTTTCAAAGGCATGGCAAATGAGGACAGGAGTCCGGGAGGACTTCGACGTGCTAGACGTTGGCGATGTGCCGGACGGCGTCCAGATACGGCATGTTGACGGCGGCGTCCGCAACAGCACGAACAGCGGGCTTGGCATTGAAGGCAATGCCAAGCCCGGCCGCTCCCAGCATGTCCAGATCATTGGCACCGTCACCCACGGCGATGGTGTGCTCCAGGCTGATGCCCTCCACAGCCGCCCATTCGCGGAGGTACTTCTCCTTGGCAGCACGATCAATAACGGCGCCGAGAACCTTGCCGGTCAACGCGCCGTCGACAATTTCCAGCTCATTGGCGATCCAATAATCCAGGCCCAACCCTTCCGCAATCGGTCCAAGGATCTGGTTGAACCCGCCGGACACCACGGCCACAGCGTGGCCCGCAGCCTTGAACGCAGCAACCAGTTCCGCGGCCCCGAGGCTGAGGCGAACCTCTTCCCGGACGGAATCGACGACGGCGGCCGGCAGCCCGGCGAGCACGGCAACGCGGGCGTGAAGGCTCTGGGCGAAGTCAAGTTCGCCCCGCATGGCTGCCTCGGTGATGGCAGCCACTTCCTCCCGCTTGCCTGCATGCGCGGCGAGGAGCTCGATGACTTCCTGCTGTATCAAGGTGGAGTCGACATCCATGATGAGGAGCTTCCGGGCTGCTTGCCGGAGCCCCTCGGGAACAATGGCCGTATCCACTCCGGGGCGCGCTGCCTCCGCTACCTTGCGTCGCACGCCGGCGAGGTCCGCAGCCGTGTCGATGGCGGGGGTGAGTGCCGCAGTATGAACGGCGAAGCGCTCATCTGCCGAGTGTGATTCCGACAACACCGCGACGCCGGCGCCGGCCAGGGCATGCCGGACATTGTCGAGGGATTCGGGGGTCAAGTTCACGCCATAGCTGACCGCAGCCAAGTTCGAAGTCATGGCCTCAATCCTACTGAGGGCACCGCACGCGCCCGAATTCGTTTCATGTCACTGAGCACGCGCCGCAACCGGTTATCAGTCATGTGGATTTTTGTCCTAGTGTCTACTGCTATGAGTGATGTTCTGGAATTGGCTTCCGTCAGCGTTGTCCGAGGCAAGAAGACCCTGCTGGACAAGGTTGACTGGGAGGTCAACGAAGGCGAACGCTGGGTCATCCTGGGCCCCAACGGTGCCGGCAAGACGACCCTTCTCCAGATCGCTGCAGCGCGACTGCATCCCAGCAGCGGCCACGCTGGAATCCTCGACGAAGTCCTTGGCCGCGTCGACGTCTTTGAATTGCGCCCCCGGATCGGTTTGTCTTCGGCAGCACTCGCAACCCAGATTCCCGAACACGAGAACGTGCTGAACGTCGTGGTTACGGCTGCCTATGGCGTCACGGGGCGGTGGCGCGAAGGCTACGAACGCGACGACGAACGTCGCGCCTTCCGTCTCCTTAACGACTGGGGAATGGGCCCCTTGCTCAATCGCACCTTTGCCACCCTTTCCGAGGGGGAGCGCAAGCGCGTCCAGATCGCCCGGGCCCTCATGACAGATCCTGAACTGCTTCTCCTGGACGAACCAGCGGCTGGCCTGGATGTGGGCGGGCGCGAAGAACTGGTCCACAAGCTTGGCGAGCTCGCCAGCGACGAGGATGCCCCTGCCATGGTCCTGGTTACCCATCACCTTGAAGAAGTACCGCCGGGATTCACCCACGCCATGCTCCTGCGCGAAGGCGGCGTGGTGGCCGCAGGTCCCATCAAGGAAGTGCTGACGGACGAACACCTCAGCAATACCTTCGGCCTGGCCCTGAACGTCACGGAAAACGCGGGCCGCTACACGGCCGTCGCCCGCCGCTAAGCGGGTTAGAAACCTACAGTGGAAATTCTTGGCAGCATCCTGGTCTTTTTCGCGGGCTTGTGGGCCGGCACCATCAATGCGGTGGTCGGTTCCGGCACGCTGGTCACCTTCCCCGTGCTCATCGCCCTTGGGGTGACCCCGGTGGTCGCGTCCATGAGCAACGCCATGGGCCTGGTGGCCGGCACCGCGGCCGGAGCGTGGGGGTACCGCCGCGAACTGGCTGGTCGGGGCCGCCAGCTGATGAAACTTCTTCCGGCCTCGTTGCTGGGCGGCATCACCGGAGCATGGCTGCTCCTGCACCTTCCGGAGAAGGTCTTCCACTACGTGGCCCCGGTGTTGCTGGTGGTTGCTTTGCTGATGGTTGTCTTCCAGCCCAAGCTCCAGGCGTGGGTTCGCAACCGGGAACAGAATCCTGAACACGCCATCCGCGACCGAAGCCACGGCGTGCTCCTCGTCGCCCTGGTCTACCTGGCTGGCGTCTACGGCGGCTACTTCGTGGCCGCCCAGGGAATCCTGCTGGTGGGTATCCTTGGGGTCTTCCTCTCGGGAACCATGCAAAACGCGAACGCCATGAAGAACATCCTGGTACTGGGCGTGAATATGGTGGCCGCGATCTCCTACCTGATCTTCGCGTTCGACCGCATCAACTGGCTGGTGGTCCTCCTCATTGCCGTCAGTTCCACCATTGGCGGACTGGTGGGCTCAAGGGTGGGACGAAAGCTCTCGCCGAAGG
This Paenarthrobacter sp. GOM3 DNA region includes the following protein-coding sequences:
- a CDS encoding sugar ABC transporter ATP-binding protein, whose amino-acid sequence is MDLLLHADDIHASYEQRQILNGVSLSLNRGEILGMIGTNGAGKTTLMGVLSGSHQHHAGHIMLAGEKYRPESTEEAQACGVGLIPQNFRLDPDLTIAKAIFRGTFQAGRSHEELRGRAAELIRDIGVTMDPDAKVGTLIRAEQALVEVLRMVAEEAQLVIMDEVAASLPDHDVAVLHQVLRMLTRQGRAIIYITHRLDEVRSIAHRIAILRDGRVHKVLEASQTDVDELAFLLLQHRLEGNARPADRSNAEEALRVVDLSVGDAVRGVSFDVSKGEFFGLVGTHRSGVYQLIEALVGVHPSTSGEIRVRGECVEIRGTQDASRLKIGYLSDTAESSAPDASITEGLQHGSAATGGLEDEIAALRGVVEVVRRMRINTTNIHGALDTLSGGDRQKVQLAKWMTAGCDVLILSHPSRGIDIGAKEVVYRMLNELSELGVAIILLSSDLSELVSWCHRIGVMRDGELVTIEANANTNEDVLVHHMLGVKFESGTGDARRVRT
- the serB gene encoding phosphoserine phosphatase SerB, producing MTSNLAAVSYGVNLTPESLDNVRHALAGAGVAVLSESHSADERFAVHTAALTPAIDTAADLAGVRRKVAEAARPGVDTAIVPEGLRQAARKLLIMDVDSTLIQQEVIELLAAHAGKREEVAAITEAAMRGELDFAQSLHARVAVLAGLPAAVVDSVREEVRLSLGAAELVAAFKAAGHAVAVVSGGFNQILGPIAEGLGLDYWIANELEIVDGALTGKVLGAVIDRAAKEKYLREWAAVEGISLEHTIAVGDGANDLDMLGAAGLGIAFNAKPAVRAVADAAVNMPYLDAVRHIANV
- a CDS encoding SDR family oxidoreductase encodes the protein MGTLDNKTAIVTGSSRGIGAEVAKILAGEGAAVVVNYRQKAPRANKVVADIQAAGGRAAAVGADLTTDEGVHALASTAMEEFGSLDVLVLNASGGMESGMEEGYALKLNRDAQVNMLNAAVPLMPEGSRVVFVTSHQAHFVETVPTMPEYEPVAKSKRAGEDALRALLPNLADKGISLVVVSGDMIEGTVTATLLDRSNPGAIEARRAEAGKLYSVQEFAAEVAKMVTADVESGHTEYVGGSDYFSKSAE
- a CDS encoding sulfite exporter TauE/SafE family protein, yielding MEILGSILVFFAGLWAGTINAVVGSGTLVTFPVLIALGVTPVVASMSNAMGLVAGTAAGAWGYRRELAGRGRQLMKLLPASLLGGITGAWLLLHLPEKVFHYVAPVLLVVALLMVVFQPKLQAWVRNREQNPEHAIRDRSHGVLLVALVYLAGVYGGYFVAAQGILLVGILGVFLSGTMQNANAMKNILVLGVNMVAAISYLIFAFDRINWLVVLLIAVSSTIGGLVGSRVGRKLSPKVLRAVIFTLGIVALGFMIANLLK
- a CDS encoding ABC transporter ATP-binding protein, which codes for MSDVLELASVSVVRGKKTLLDKVDWEVNEGERWVILGPNGAGKTTLLQIAAARLHPSSGHAGILDEVLGRVDVFELRPRIGLSSAALATQIPEHENVLNVVVTAAYGVTGRWREGYERDDERRAFRLLNDWGMGPLLNRTFATLSEGERKRVQIARALMTDPELLLLDEPAAGLDVGGREELVHKLGELASDEDAPAMVLVTHHLEEVPPGFTHAMLLREGGVVAAGPIKEVLTDEHLSNTFGLALNVTENAGRYTAVARR